A window of the Fusarium poae strain DAOMC 252244 chromosome 3, whole genome shotgun sequence genome harbors these coding sequences:
- a CDS encoding hypothetical protein (SECRETED:SignalP(1-38)~TransMembrane:7 (n23-32c38/39o124-143i155-175o204-222i234-254o274-295i315-335o355-374i)): protein MTVGWCHGGITASSAMILARRRCTLVLCLVLLPRFAEATQSVSPAGHLGNFNSQCVSSCFDQVLNNDVRYRQNSTALCHHKRYLDKLESCVKRDCEVGDNLRYHLMMEQDCGLPVLDRRRETSIIGAVMMALAIAFFGMRVVSKIIGFVPYGHDDSLIIAAFLFLMAFETIYYLISWKGVGLNIWHVDDEDIISCYKFVLAAEYMYAISLTFTKLSILAFFLRVFPDQKFRGMVHGTVAFILLMSLVYLVIFMLQRVPMRTFWEGWKEKDPGGVLLNSNAIGMSHGGLNVALDVWMIILPMTQLWKIGIKPKKKLGIISMFGVGAFLTVVSTVRVPNVTKFAKTVNVTADTVDTMIWTMLEANVGMIVACMPGTRQFVRDMISRWKKERSSDENNKGGVFIDRSLATIVMTRQQSAIETDNSFSSSIVNSNL, encoded by the exons ATGACTGTTGGTTGGTGTCACGGCGGAATTACCGCCAGTTCCGCAATGATTCTGGCTCGCCGACGCTGTACTTTGGTACTATGTCTGGTACTTCTCCCGCGATTTGCCGAGGCTACACAATCAGTCTCTCCCGCTGGACACCTCGGTAACTTCAATTCGCAGTGTGTT TCATCATGTTTTGATCAAGTACTGAACAACGACGTACGGTATCGACAAAACAGTACCGCATTATGCCACCACAAAAGATATCTCGACAAATTGGAATCATGTGTGAAGCGAGATTGCGAGGTTGGAGATAATTTGA GATATCATTTAATGATGGAGCAGGATTGCGGTTTACCCGTCCTTGACCGGCGAAGGGAAACGAGTATCATAGGTGCTGTGATGATGGCCTTAGCGATAGCCTTTTTCGGCATGAGAGTTGTATCCAAGATTATTGGATTTGTACCGTACGGACACGACGACAGTTTAATTATCGCCGCATTT CTGTTTCTCATGGCATTCGaaactatttattacttGA TATCGTGGAAGGGAGTAGGTTTAAATATATGGCACGTTGACGATGAGGATATTATATCATGCTACAAG TTCGTTCTAGCCGCCGAGTACATGTACGCCATATCGTTGACTTTCACCAAGCTCTCAATTCTAGCGTTCTTTCTACGAGTATTCCCCGACCAAAAATTCCGGGGTATGGTTCACGGAACCGTGGCCTTCATTCTACTCATGTCTCTTGTATATCTTGTGATATTTATGCTACAGAGAGTACCCATGAGGACATTCTGGGAAGGATGGAAAGAGAAGGATCCCGGTGGCGTGCTTTTGAACTCGAACGCAATTGGAATGAGTCACGGCGGACTGAACGTCGCGTTAGATGTATGGATGATCATCCTACCCATGACACAACTGTGGAAGATAGGAatcaagcccaagaagaaaCTCGGTATTATCTCCATGTTCGGTGTGGGCGCCTT CCTCACAGTTGTCAGCACAGTACGTGTCCCAAACGTCACAAAATTTGCAAAAACAGTGAATGTTACAG CCGACACCGTCGATACTATGATCTGGACCATGTTAGAAGCCAACGTAGGCATGATAGTCGCTTGCATGCCCGGCACTCGACAGTTTGTGAGGGACATGATATCCCGTTGGAAAAAGGAAAGATCCAGCGACGAAAATAATAAG